The genome window gggacaacattccacaggcaacaatcaacaacctgatcaactctatgtataggagatgttgcgctgcatgaggcaaatggtggtcacaccagatactgactggttttctgatccacgcccctgcctttaaaaaaaagttatctgtgaccaacagatgcgtatctgtattcccaatcatgtgaaattcatagattagggcctaatgagtttatttcaattaaatgatttcctcatatgaactgtaagttagtaaaatcgtagaaattgttgcatgttgcgtacaTTTTTTTCCCCAGTATACATATGAACATGCATATGTtaaaacacacatacatgcaGACTCACACTCACATTGACTGAAACATAAACATGCATAgcgcactcacacacgcacacacgcacacaagcacacactcatgcattgacacaaaggcacacacaaacccatgcatacacacaggcacgcgcgcacacacacaaacacgcagacACACAGCGTGTGAAATCATGAAGTTAGTCCCATTACTCTCCTTTGTGTAAAGTACCATTTTCCATCAAGTTAAAGTGCTTTTAGTATTGTTAACATACATCTCCAATACATTTTTCCTTTGAAAAAGAAAACAGAAAAGAACAGATCAACCAACCCATAATGTATGATTTGGATGTTAACGCAGAGTACTAGCTATATTTCACTATATTTGAAGGTGACCACTCTGGAAACCTCTTTCTCAAAGCTACGGATCCGGATCACGTTCTGTTATTATAAGCACACATTTtttctacatagctgctgctcacacTCCACCTCCCTTCACGTTTCTCTCTTTACTCACCATCTACTGAACCATGATGATGTAGATGCTTTTGCTTTTGCTTTTAGCCATAATTAACTGTGATATCTCTGCAGTTCCTCCACATAACCTGCTGGATGTGACAGATACCTTTTATAGTTATATTTGAAATATGATTTCCCGTCGTATTAAATAattagacatacagtatgtttataaaaaacaaacattattACATACTCGGTTGGTTTTTGCTTGCTTacttgatttattgattgaatgATTGGTTTATGTATTTACTAATTGATTGGtcgatttgattgattgattagatgGGCTTCCCATTTTCAATTCAGCTGTTTTGTATATAACATTTATGTTAAAGCATGTACAGTAAAAATATTCATCTGCATGTTTTCATTTTCATTAACAGAAAATAAGACAGTATGCACAACAATCTATCGTTGAAGAGGAAATCTGCAGTTCAAATAATAACAACGAGGGCACCCTGCCACCAATTTTCTTTACAATTTAtaatgtttacaaacaatggagttaaACAAGCATATGTTGTTTTCTGCATGAATCAATAGTTATATACCATTCATTGAAAAGTATGTAGAAATCGCAGATTGCCACTTTAAATATGGATGAAATTAGACATAAACTAAATAAACAATCAATTGTCATAATTTCCCCTGTGTTTGCGGTTCGTTACCTGAGTCTATGGGTTAAGTCTTCATCAAGGTAACATCAGGGGATCTCTGAGAAGGACGGAGGGGTAATCTCCTATTGTGCAATACACAGTGTCTGGTTTATTTTGATTATTTCCTTTGCCCACTGGGTGGTGCTGTGCTGCAGCTGGTTTCTATACGGTGCTGTAGAAGACTATAGAAGACTGATGTAGGCTCTGCCTCAGAAGGGCTCTGTGGTTCCGTCCTCTCTTCTGGTGAAGTGTACTCTTTGTCTCCTGGATGGACTtcttctcctcctgctactgCTGGTACTGCTGCTCCTGGTCTCCCTGCAGTGTCGTGGATTGATGTCACCTCAGATCCAGGGGTGTTCTGTGGTTCTGGTCTTCCTGGTAAAGCACTCACTAGGATGTCAACTTCTGGAACAACAGCCTGTTAGGAGATTATTAATCATAACGTGCAAATTATCATTAATTAAAATGTTGtttaaaattgtttaaaaaatacgttggggggtgggggaattgctttaagatggtcataccatggatcatgtagctatttgaatttgaattttaggacccctttaggtatcaaaaacaattatttgtaaatgttttgataaaatattgaatgtgGCCTTTAGTCCCAaatcccatagaaacacattgaataacacagttaaaaataaatcataaggagtaaggttttgaagtgtctgtcctatatctaggagattcAATGAATATTTTTGCTTTTTTTGACACATATTTAACTCCTTTTTTGGGGTAGGCACAAAAagacctccatacttccattcatttttaaaCCAGTAACGGTTACCTTCAAAccggtcgtagagcaaaacggagaacaccatcgtgtttgtaaaaatctcccctttccacagtggggtcacaTTAGTTCAGACACTACAgccgttttcgtgagaagaccgatttcagggatgtctcatggtctgacaaacaccgctgtagcattggctgcatctcaatccacttcATCCGCCTATGGCGGCCTACCGCATCTGTGgtgattgagatgcagcccatgcaaaaacacagatatctctagcttaaactgatggattttgatgtgGATTTTATGTTACTTATATTTACGCACCGTTGTTTAAACATAGATTAATGATAGAGAGGGTACCTTCAGTAGCTGTTTTTCTTTAGGGGATCGCCGTCTTCTGGTTGACGTGATGCATCCTACACCAACTAACACACCAACTAAGAATAATCCACCAGTAACAATGCCCACAATGGTGCCAACTGGTGATGCTGCAGCGATCCCCTTCTTCTCACCAATACCTGAGatgtcgcacacacacacacacacacacacatacacatttacatgacacacacagaaacacacacacacacacacataggcacaaAAGCAGCATTATCCACATTTTTGCTGGAGAAGAATATAACTGCAATGATGTTAAAAGTTTgttgattttttaaaataatgatAGAGGTATGCACAgaaagtcctctgtagctcagctggtagagcacggcgcttgtaacgccaaggtagtgggttcgatccccaggaccacccatacacaaaaaaaaataatatgcacgcatgactgtaagtcgctttgaataaaagcgtctgctaaatggcatattattattattattaaagtggAAGTTAGTAAATTAGGCTTACATATGTCCTCCATGCGTTGTGATTTGGTCTCTGTACTGACGTGATTGTTGACGATACACTGGATGAATCCATTACCACTGGAGATGGTGATGTTGACCTCAGAGAATGACAGGGAATCCTGGTTCAGTGAGCACTGACCTCCATTACAGACAGAAAACATCCAGCCTGAACAATTCACTGTGATGTTACAAAGTCCTGTACTTGAGTTGGAGTATGTCACCTGCATGGCTGGAATGGGAACAGCTTCTACAACAACCAATAAAGTTCAGAAAGATACATTTTACATGTATGACTGGTGAAGACATTTTAAAGGAGATTCGCTTTTTCAAGCAAATCAGAAATACATAGCAGACTACCAAAACACTAAAAAATCACAAAACTCACCCAACACCTTAAGTCTGTATGAAGACGTTGAATCTGTCCAATCTATTTTCTGTGCATTTGCAATGTAAATTCCACTGTCTGTGTCCGTCAGATTCTTAATGCACAGTGTTTGGTTCACTGGGTTATAATCTACCTTCTCCTTGTATTTAGGAGAGATCTCTTTATCATCAACTATTAAATCATTTTGGAACTTCCATTGAATTCGTTTGAGTTGATCAGGTAGTTCTGCAACAGCCAGACACACCGAACCTCCGTTCAAGCCATACTGGTCTATTGGAGGGTCTTCAGCCCAGGTCcctaaagagagaggaagaggttcATCGGGCGCAGTTTGCAGCTCTTTATTCAGATAAGGGCGGATTATTCAGATAAGTGTTTAATCTAGAAATACATgtttttactgaattacagttaaTTTAAGGAAATTagtaaattgaaatacattttattacagacagaaatactcctcagcacaggatgtggaggtcttgggctgcggttgtgaggccggttggacgtactaccaaatcctctaaaatgacgttggaggcggcttatggtagagaaattaacattaaattatctggcaatagctctggtgatcattcctgcagtcagcatgccaattgcactcttcCTCAAAACTTAagtcatctgtggcattgtgttttgtgacaaaactgcacattttagagtggccttttattttccacagcacaaggtgcacctgtgtaatgatcatgctctttaatcagcttcttgatatgccacacctgtcaggtggatggattatcttggcaaaggacaaatgctcaataacagggatgtaaaaaattCTGTCCACaacatttgaaagaaataagctttttgtgcgtatggagaatttctgggatgttttatttcagctcatgaaacatgggaccaacacttagcatgttgcgtttatatttttgttcagtataaaagctTTCCACAATGCAATTCTCACATTACTTTAAAAatgataaaaacacacacacatataaatatatatatacagtggggaaaaaaagtatttagtcagccaccaattgtgcaagttctcccacttaaaaagatgagagaggcctgtaattttcatcataggtacacgtcaactatgacagacaaaatcaggaaaaaatatccagaaaatcacattgtaggatttttaatgaatttatttgcatattatggtggaaaataagtatttggtcaataacaaaagtttctcaatactttgttatataccctttgttggcaatgacacaggtcaaacgttttctgtaagtcttcacaaggttttcacacactgttgctggtattttggcccattcctccatgcagatctcctctagagcagtgatgttttggggctgtcgctgggcaacacggactttcaactccctctaaatattttctatggggttgagatctggagactggctaggccactccaggaccttgaaatgcttcttacgaagccactccttcgttgcccgggcggtgtgtttgggatcattgtcatgctgaaagacccagccacgtttcatcttcaatgcccttgctgatggaaggaggttttcactcaaaatctcacgatacatggccccattcattctttcctttacacggatcagtcgtctttgtccctttgcagaaaaacagccccaaagcatgatgtttccacccccatgcttcacagtaggtatggtgttctttggatgcaactcagcattctatgtcctccaaacacgacgagttgagtttttaccaaaaagttatatcttgttttcatctgaccatctgacattctcccaatcctcttctggatgtactctagcaaacttcagacgggcctggacatgtactggcttaagcagggggacacgtcttgcattgcaagatttgagtccctggcggcgtagtgtgttactgatggtaggctttgttactttggtcccagctctctgcaggtcattcactaggtccccccgtgtggttctgggatttttgctcaccgttcttgtgatcattttgaccccacggggtgagattttgcgtggagccccagatcgagggagattatcagtggtcttgtatgtcttccatttcctaatatttgctcccacagttgatttcttcaaaccaagctgcttacctattgcagattctgtcttcccagcctggtgcaggtctacaattttgttcctggtgtcctttgacagctctttggtcttggccatagtggagtttggagtgtgactgtttgaggttgtggacaggtgtcttttatactgataacaagttcaaacaggtgccattaatacaggtaatgagtggaggacagaggagcctcttaaagaagaagttacaggtctgtgagagccagaaatcttgcttgtttgtaggtgaccaaataattattttccaccataatttgcaaatcaattcataaaaaatcctacaatgtgatcttctggatttttttttctcattttgtctgtcatagttgacgtgtacctatgatgaaaattacaggcctctctcatctttttaagtgggagaacttgcacaattggtggctgactaaatactttttttccccactgtatatatatttcttaatccgactgctcttaattgataatcacttaaccgtttggtaaacctatagattttaaactgCTTTGTTTACAACAGATTTTGTGAACTAGAGGGAAGTTGAATTGTGAATaattatgagtgagaaagttacagatgcaaaaatatcatacccccaaaacattttggagggCGTATGCTATTTGTGCGTCTGCaacttctcactcatcattattcacgattcattcagaattatccgtaatcatggaaGGACCCcatattaatgtagaagtgttcagaaacatcttctattcttatttacaataaaagtgaccccAAAATGACATAATAcaatatttaccattcatttctatagggcacaaaattatctgaaacagaaccaaaacaaacagcaaatgcatccaacaaatgtgtagagtttaagcttgatgtagtcattgtgtgctatgaatatgggaccacatccatgtttactactttaataaacataagtgaatttgtcccaacacttttggtctcctaaaatggggggactatgtaaaaaaagtgctgtcatttctaaatggttcacccaatatggatgaaaatacagtGAAATTAAAGCTAACAGTCTGCAAATTAACCTCATGGTCATTGTTTGATATCTAATCCAAACTTCTGGAGTATAAAGCCAAAAGAAGAAAGAAGTATTCACTGTTCCAATTATTACAGAGGGCACTGTATGTGATGTAATACACAATTTTCAGGGACCACTTTTCGCTCGTGGTGCTACTTTCATAACTACTGGCTTAAAAttatacaaaagtaccggagaatccCTTTAAGGCTGTTTATGACTCACTGGGGGAGTGTGTTGTGACACACTTTGTTGAAGTAAAGTGTCGAATGAAATCATAATGCCAGATGAGGTTCACAGTACTTTTTCGCAGATCTGTGCTCTACTGTCCTATTGCTCTCTTATATGTATTGCTATCCTACATCTTAAAGCTAGTTCAAGTATGCCTATACTTTGGTGCATCAGTGTTAGAATATGACAACTATTTGTTTCACCAGCTACTCTGAGGTAATCCAACCATAACACTCATCTGATGATTGTCGAGCACGAGATGTATTACTGAACAATCTTATGACAGACCTCACTATTGACATTGAGTTGCTTAAATTAGCTCTTCCGGTAAATCAACATGAACAAACTCAATGAGAGTATGAAAGACTATCTTTGCCTGTCTTTAAAGGTGTAAAACTAATCTCACAAGCCATAATCTAATTCTCTAAATAACTAGCTTGTCTGTCAAGAGATTAGTCTAGTGTGAGATGGCCATTATAGAGGCATATTTTCTAAATCCATACCGCTGAAGAGACGCTTTATAGCACAATTGAAATGTAATTTCCGATTGGGCTGACATATGAGAATGCAGTCTCCATGAACACAGACCATTGTCTTTAAATTGGAATCACGCTATAGCACAGATCTTCAGCAATACGGATTGAATCTATCCCAAGGTCTAAAGAGTTGTCTAAACAGTTATCAAATAGTTAACAGCAGCATATCTGTCTGAAGGGTGTTTTTACCAGCAGTTGACAACAAAACCACCGTCAGAATGACACTACTGACAAGAAACTGTTAACCACACTGAACACTTCCTGTtgactaacaaagagtcactgacaaccAAACCTAAACATTAGGGGCTTtagaaagacactcatgggggtgtccactgaacactgactagcaacaacacctggaacctaaaagacacAAACCATGAACAGCCACAACATTTccccaagaagaggcaaacaaaataaaacccacaccaaacttaaagacaggagcAAACCAAAATGTTGGtgcaaagcaaaaacaaagaagaTCAGACAAAGGACTGTTTTTCTAGAACTCAAATAGGGCACATCAACtaaaaggtgttaaccctccacatcgcTCCAGACAACTGGAGAACTGGGctagccactcttaaatatcagctgggccagcacaggtgaaacaccttcccactaacgagatgacaAACCAGggcaggtgtaacacatactgactaacgagttGACACCAATCGGTGTGCCCCACATGCTAATGTCCAACCTCAAAATATACATAAAtgaccaaagcctgtaacaaggTGTTTAAGTGCTCTGTTGAAGTGCATCACTTTATTTCCATGGCAAGAAATAATCAATTTTATCAGGCCCACATTTCATATATTAACACGGAAATGAATCATTTCCTGGCTGCTATTGACTCATAGGATCTTACTTTTTTGGAATATGACATTTCCAATATCAAAAGAGAATTTTCTAAAAGGTCATGTTTCCAATTCCGATGTGGCGGTTTCATTTGACAGAGACGGACGAGACGTTTAAAAACAGGCCCTTCATAGTATATTAGTGATTAGGTTCCAGAGATGAGCGCCGGCCTGGGCAGTACATTATAAACTATCACAGACATGGCCCGCGTTCAGCAGGATGCAACATTTTGGAACCTTCAGAGATAAATATTCCATGTAGAACACAGGCggccggtggcaccttaattggggaggacaggctcattgtaatggctggaatggaatcgatggaatggtatcgaacatATCAAACATGTTTCCCATACGTTTAATACTATTCCATTTActcctttccagccattattatgagccgtcctcccctcagcagcctcctgtgatgtaGACCAAACAGGCCTCTGACATATAAGGGAATAAGGGATCAGGTCAGCTCTATTTGTGGCATTTCTATCTTCTACTGAAAGTGGCCCTGATAAACCAAACCCTCTGACCTATACAACCTTGGCCTACGGCCGGGGGTTGGCCCTGCCAGCAGGCTTAGCACAACCACAGTTCACGACTGGGGCTGACCCTACCGGGACGCCAGCAACTAGGTTAGCTatacagctaacgttagctaggctagctaggtggctatcgttagctaggctagaggttaaggttaggtttaggggttaggggttcaGGTTAGAGATAGGTAACATGCTAGCTATgtagttaaagggttaaggttagggttagaaatAGGTTAAgtttagctaacatgctagctaagtagttaaAAAGTAGTAAGTTGTTGCAAAGTTGATAATTAGTTAAATGCTAAAGTAGTCCATGACAACAACAGAAACCTTCAACAGGGCCGGACACCAGGCGTATGTGGCAGGGGCTTCTAACGATCATGAATTAGAAAAAGAAAGCCAGTCACGTCACGAACACCAACGCCACCTTACGAGCTAAAAAACGTTTTCTCTCCTAGCATAAAGACGACTCTGAGCTGCCGAGGAGAGCCCCTGAGAACAACGAGGGCTACATGCTTACTGTCTCCACGGAGGACTTATGTAAGTCATTCAAACTTGTTAACACTCGCAAgactgccggcccagacagcatccctagccgcgcCCTCTCAACATGTGCAAACCAGCTAGCTGTTGTGTTTTcggacattttcaacctctttcAAGGTCAGGTCATTATCCACACCTGCTTCAAGATGTACACTAtcatccctgtgcccaagaaagggaaagtaagtGAACTGAAAGACTACCGACCCGTAggactcacttctgtcatcatgaagtgcttcgagaggctagtcaggtcccctgtagctcagttggtagagcatggcacttgcaacgccagggttgtgggttcgtttaccacgggggccagtatgaaaatgtatgcaatcactaactgtaagtcgccctggataagaacgtctgccaaatgactaaaatgtaaatgtattcaagGACCACTTCACCTCCTCCCTTCCAGACACACTCGACCCTCTCCAATATGCCTACCGCCCGACAGATCCACGGAAGACGCAAACCCTATCACCCACCTGGACAGAAGGAATGCATATGGGAAGATGCTGTTtgactacagctcggccttcaataccatagtgacCTTTAAGCTCACCACAGAGCTCACAGCCCTGAGACTGAACTCCTCCTTATGCAACtggttcctggacttcctgacgggtcgctcccaggtggtgaagttaggcaacattacctcctacacactgatcctcaacacgggggtcccCACAAGGGTACatcctctgtcccctcctgtactccctgtatacccacgactgcgtggcctcacacagttccaactccatcatcaagttctcTGACCACATGACAGTAgtaggcaatgttccctctaagctgctcGCGTGGGCTGCCCCGcccagaagaaatatcagccaaTGCGGAGAATCATGAGATTGAACAGTTTCAcagttttcccctttagttaatGCTATCAACATTTCACTCTACTGTGGGATTTGTgatcaaatcaaagcaatattTGCCACTTCCAAtataacataccaaaacaaaacaaactttGCAAGACTTACTATGCAAAACTAACTGAGCAAGAGATGTTCTTGTAGGCAGAGTGCACTGGAGTAGGATTCtgttgcattgacaggcacgactcaggccctctacacagaccggtccgccataaccaatcagagctgcagtaggcctattatGCAAATGtacattgccatatatggatttgtgccattcactttgaattgGATTGTATGAGCGGTCACAAGTAGAtgagcttgttttgagatcaaagtgagagctgcatgtagcaaAGTCTGCACATGTGTTCATATTATTTGCtaattagtgagttattagcccagttatagctccTTTATAGTCAACAATtggggagtggttgcttcctacaggagcttaaaatgtgtgcatttctagccatctttgaaaagggagtcaggtaaagagctttttttatgtcttaaaggggcagtgttgtataaGCTaagaagccaataggcagagcgtagcataatttgtctgattcgctaataatggtatgggaataatgaatttattttgtaaagtggtttcttgcattaaacaacacaacattttcagtcacctccttgtctgaaggacaagtggatacacaggttaatgtcaagccctgcaggttttttttctccaaacctttcatataatgtaggcctacattgaacccaacacattggctgctactgtaggctgaatgatagaacagctatttccatgttaaaatgttatgggttgcatttttttccattgtttttgatggttggc of Coregonus clupeaformis isolate EN_2021a unplaced genomic scaffold, ASM2061545v1 scaf0156, whole genome shotgun sequence contains these proteins:
- the LOC123483853 gene encoding uncharacterized protein LOC123483853, producing MSGGPLSCFSKQGILLLSILHYGTWAEDPPIDQYGLNGGSVCLAVAELPDQLKRIQWKFQNDLIVDDKEISPKYKEKVDYNPVNQTLCIKNLTDTDSGIYIANAQKIDWTDSTSSYRLKVLEAVPIPAMQVTYSNSSTGLCNITVNCSGWMFSVCNGGQCSLNQDSLSFSEVNITISSGNGFIQCIVNNHVSTETKSQRMEDICIGEKKGIAAASPVGTIVGIVTGGLFLVGVLVGVGCITSTRRRRSPKEKQLLKAVVPEVDILVSALPGRPEPQNTPGSEVTSIHDTAGRPGAAVPAVAGGEEVHPGDKEYTSPEERTEPQSPSEAEPTSVFYSLLQHRIETSCSTAPPSGQRK